One stretch of Rathayibacter festucae DSM 15932 DNA includes these proteins:
- a CDS encoding PTS mannitol transporter subunit IICB: MTTTSATSTRGGTRVHVQRFGTFLSGMVMPNIAAFIAWGLITSLFIAAGWLPNGILGGFGDAAQIGWEGARTQLAAGEDGATFQQYVGLVAPMITYLLPLLIANTGGRMVYGQRGGVVASIATMGVIVGATIPMFLGAMIIGPLAAWLMKKVDSIWDGKIKPGFEMLVNNFSAGILGMLLSLGAFFGIAPIISFLTKILGDGVDLLVNAGLLPLTSIFIEPAKILFLNNAINQGVLTPLGTVMAQDQGKSYLFLLEANPGPGMGVLLAFAIFGVGIARGSAPGAALIHFVGGIHEIYFPYVLMKPALVAAVILGGMTGVATNVAFDSGLVAPASPGSIIAVLLQTSRDSYLGVILSVLLSMAVSFVVASFIIRGSRKRDLDAMEAGDDKLAAAVAANSSNKGKESAVGSLLNASGASNQDGASATATATQVRNIVFACDAGMGSSAMGASVLRNKMKKAGFEDVTVTNKAIAALEDDVDLVITQAELTERARQRTPGAIHVSVDNFMNSPKYDEVVSLVAEQHGK, encoded by the coding sequence ATGACAACGACGTCAGCGACGTCGACGCGCGGAGGTACGCGCGTCCACGTCCAGCGATTCGGCACCTTCCTCTCGGGGATGGTCATGCCGAACATCGCGGCCTTCATCGCGTGGGGTCTCATCACCTCGCTCTTCATCGCCGCGGGCTGGCTGCCCAACGGCATCCTCGGCGGCTTCGGCGACGCGGCCCAGATCGGCTGGGAGGGTGCCCGCACCCAGCTCGCCGCCGGTGAGGACGGCGCGACCTTCCAGCAGTACGTCGGTCTCGTCGCCCCGATGATCACCTACCTGCTCCCGCTGCTCATCGCGAACACCGGTGGCCGCATGGTCTACGGCCAGCGCGGTGGCGTGGTCGCCTCGATCGCCACCATGGGCGTCATCGTCGGCGCCACCATCCCGATGTTCCTCGGCGCCATGATCATCGGCCCGCTCGCCGCGTGGCTGATGAAGAAGGTCGACTCGATCTGGGACGGCAAGATCAAGCCCGGCTTCGAGATGCTGGTCAACAACTTCTCCGCCGGAATCCTCGGCATGCTCCTCTCGCTGGGCGCGTTCTTCGGCATCGCGCCGATCATCTCGTTCCTCACCAAGATCCTCGGCGACGGCGTCGACCTCCTGGTGAACGCGGGCCTGCTGCCGCTGACCTCGATCTTCATCGAGCCGGCCAAGATCCTGTTCCTCAACAACGCCATCAACCAGGGCGTTCTCACCCCGCTCGGCACCGTCATGGCGCAGGACCAGGGCAAGTCGTACCTGTTCCTGCTCGAGGCGAACCCCGGCCCCGGCATGGGCGTGCTGCTCGCCTTCGCGATCTTCGGTGTGGGCATCGCCCGCGGCTCCGCTCCCGGCGCCGCGCTGATCCACTTCGTCGGCGGCATCCACGAGATCTACTTCCCCTACGTGCTGATGAAGCCCGCGCTGGTCGCGGCCGTTATCCTCGGCGGCATGACCGGCGTCGCGACCAACGTCGCGTTCGACTCCGGCCTCGTCGCCCCGGCGTCCCCGGGATCGATCATCGCGGTGCTCCTGCAGACCTCGCGTGACAGCTACCTCGGCGTGATCCTCTCGGTCCTGCTCTCGATGGCCGTGTCGTTCGTCGTCGCGTCGTTCATCATCCGCGGCAGCCGCAAGCGCGACCTCGACGCCATGGAGGCCGGAGACGACAAGCTCGCCGCCGCCGTCGCCGCCAACTCGTCGAACAAGGGCAAGGAGAGCGCCGTCGGCTCGCTCCTCAACGCGAGCGGCGCGTCCAACCAGGACGGCGCCTCGGCGACCGCCACCGCCACGCAGGTGCGCAACATCGTCTTCGCCTGCGACGCCGGGATGGGATCGTCCGCCATGGGCGCCTCCGTCCTGCGCAACAAGATGAAGAAGGCGGGCTTCGAGGACGTCACGGTCACCAACAAGGCGATCGCGGCCCTCGAGGACGACGTCGACCTGGTCATCACCCAGGCCGAGCTGACCGAGCGGGCGCGCCAGCGCACGCCGGGCGCGATCCACGTCTCCGTCGACAACTTCATGAACAGCCCCAAGTACGACGAGGTCGTCTCGCTCGTCGCGGAGCAGCACGGCAAGTAG
- a CDS encoding PTS sugar transporter subunit IIA gives MSDVLTIGQINASGTATSKETAIKEAADMLVGVGAVTPAYHEAMLAREATVSTYMGNLLAIPHGTNDAKDEIRSSALSFVRYAQPIDWDGNEVRFVVGIAGVNNEHLEILSKIAIIFSEEDEVQKLLDAPDAQSLYALLGEVNS, from the coding sequence ATGAGCGATGTGCTCACCATCGGACAGATCAACGCCTCCGGCACCGCCACGTCGAAGGAGACCGCCATCAAGGAGGCCGCCGACATGCTGGTCGGCGTCGGCGCCGTCACGCCCGCCTACCACGAGGCGATGCTCGCCCGCGAGGCGACCGTCTCCACCTACATGGGCAACCTGCTCGCCATCCCGCACGGCACGAACGACGCGAAGGACGAGATCCGCTCCTCGGCGCTGTCCTTCGTCCGCTACGCGCAGCCGATCGACTGGGACGGCAACGAGGTCCGCTTCGTCGTCGGCATCGCCGGCGTCAACAACGAGCACCTCGAGATCCTCTCCAAGATCGCGATCATCTTCTCCGAGGAGGACGAGGTGCAGAAGCTCCTCGACGCCCCGGACGCGCAGTCGCTCTACGCGCTGCTGGGCGAGGTCAACTCCTGA